Proteins from one Trichoplusia ni isolate ovarian cell line Hi5 chromosome 9, tn1, whole genome shotgun sequence genomic window:
- the LOC113497793 gene encoding hrp65 protein-like yields the protein MQMHAMNQFGNQRGFGGPPQPQRQGRRGNHRGGFRNNTRFDQRNQNHGQGGQRPNEVKPVQPAPVQKPQQPAQPQNQQPQQNVKAPQQVVKPDVQQATQQQTQAQQPTPTQPKVQAPQQQQQQKQQQQQQQQQQKQQPQQQQQKPAPNAQPKNESQDHVDKAANVDPNNQNQHNQSQNTNQNLQQRNLNGNFGGNKQGGWGQGGPGNKQGGPNFGQGNKQFGQKPSGGPGGPPRNQQRPNNMRGPQLDGLKPAQREEQMLANKLKDLVGPLIDLPQIDQPEVKFNGRSRLYIGNLTGDVSEEEITNLFAPFGETAELFINKEKNFGFIKMDYRVNAERAKRELDGKMRNGRTLRVRFAPHNSAVRVKNLPPFVSNELLYRAFEIFGKIERAYVRVDERGKTLGEGVVEFARKPSALAAIRNCTEKCFFLTSSLRPVIVESFEEPDEFDGYPEKNLPKKHPEFLRARELGPRFSELSSFEHEYGTRWKQLHELHRQKEEALKKELAAEEEKLEAQMEYAKYEHETELLREQLRQREQDRERQKRSWEMAERAADERREAERQQLLRQEEELSQRMRHQDDELRRRQQENTLFVQAQRLNSMLDRQEQGMFDQQQPMDGGFRDQYDMPRGSYDDMPPNRGWEGPRQVDDYPNKRRRF from the exons ATGCAAATGCATGCCATGAATCAATTTGGTAATCAAAGGGGTTTCGGCGGCCCACCACAGCCACAGAGGCAGGGTCGTCGTGGAAATCATCGCGGAGGATTCCGCAATAATACCCGATTTGATCAGAGAAATCAAAATCACGGTCAAGGAGGTCAACGGCCTAATGAG GTAAAGCCAGTACAACCAGCGCCTGTACAGAAACCGCAACAACCTGCCCAGCCTCAAAACCAGCAGCCGCAGCAAAATGTTAAGGCTCCTCAACAGGTAGTAAAACCTGATGTGCAGCAGGCAACTCAACAGCAAACTCAGGCTCAACAGCCAACTCCAACTCAACCAAAGGTTCAGGCTCCtcagcagcagcaacaacagaaacagcaacaacaacaacaacaacaacaacagaaGCAGCAACCCCAACAACAACAGCAGAAGCCTGCACCTAATGCGCAGCCCAAGAATGAGTCCCAAGACCATGTGGATAAGGCTGCAAATGTTGACCCAAATAACCAAAACCAACACAATCAAAGCCAGAACACAAACCAAAACCTACAACAGAGG aatcttAATGGAAACTTTGGAGGTAACAAGCAGGGTGGATGGGGTCAAGGGGGTCCTGGAAACAAACAAGGTGGTCCCAACTTTGGTCAAGGTAATAAACAGTTTGGCCAGAAACCTAGTGGTGGTCCAGGGGGCCCACCTAGGAACCAGCAACGCCCCAATAACATGCGTGGACCTCAACTGGATGGATTAAAACCTGCCCAGAGAGag GAGCAAATGCTAGCAAATAAACTGAAAGATTTAGTTGGACCTTTAATAGATTTGCCTCAGATTGATCAGCCTGAAGTCAAGTTTAATGGCAGAAGTCGCTTGTACATTGGTAATCTTACCGGTGATGTCAGTGAAGAGGAAATCACTAATCTGTTTGCTCCCTTTGGTGAAACtgctgaattatttattaataaggaGAAGAACTTTggatttattaaaatg GATTATAGAGTAAATGCCGAAAGAGCAAAGAGAGAATTGGATGGCAAAATGAGAAATGGTAGAACACTCAGAGTCAGATTCGCTCCCCACAACAGTGCAGTACGGGTGAAGAATCTCCCACCATTTGTGTCTAATGAGCTCTTGTACCGTGCTTTTGAAATATTCGGCAAAATTGAAAGGGCATACGTCCGTGTTGATGAAAGAGGAAAGACCCTAGGTGAGGGTGTTGTTGAATTTGCAAGGAAACCCAGTGCTCTAGCTGCAATTAGAAACTGCACAGAAAAGTGCTTTTTCTTGACTTC ATCACTTCGCCCTGTTATTGTAGAGAGCTTTGAAGAACCAGATGAATTTGATGGTTATCCTGAAAAGAATTTGCCAAAGAAACATCCAGAGTTTCTTCGGGCCCGTGAGCTTGGTCCTAGGTTTAGTGAACTTAGCAGTTTTGAGCATGAATATGGTACCAGGTGGAAGCAACTACATGAACTCCACAGACAAAAGGAGGAGGCTCTCAAAAAAGAGTTAGCTGCAGAAGAAGAGAAGTTAGAAGCACAGATGGAGTATGCAAA GTACGAGCACGAGACTGAGCTACTGCGCGAGCAGCTGCGGCAGCGCGAGCAGGACCGCGAGCGCCAGAAGCGCAGCTGGGAGATGGCGGAGCGCGCGGCCGACGAGCGGCGCGAGGCCGAGCGCCAGCAGCTGCTGCGCCAGGAGGAGGAGCTCTCGCAGCGCATGCGACACCAGGACGACGAgctgcgccgccgccagcaGGAGAACACGCTCTTCGTACAG GCGCAACGGCTGAATTCTATGTTGGATCGCCAAGAACAAGGCATGTTTGATCAACAACAGCCAATG GATGGAGGCTTCAGAGACCAGTACGACATGCCGCGTGGGAGTTATGACGACATGCCGCCGAACCGCGGTTGGGAAGGACCGCGCCAAGTGGACGATTATCCTAACAAACGTCGTCGTTTCTAA
- the LOC113497252 gene encoding DNA repair endonuclease XPF isoform X1, giving the protein MEPSRNCNVEGEVESDEEQAPTYMKYPLLSFEKQIFIDAFEKDALVILAKGINYNNIISNLLWIYKDPGNLVFVLNSSEHEEKYFTEKFGLTALPNLGTEREKAYLEGGIHFVSTRILVVDLLKNRVPISHTSGIIVLRAHTVLESCQEAFALRLYRQGNKVGFIKAFSNSPISFTFGYNQVEKIMRALFVTELFLWPRFHGTIIKSLKNRQAQVEELHIPLTSNMSYIQTCLLDIINYTVKQLKSINRTIDMQEITTENCITKKFHKILQSQLDCVWHQLSTRTKEYIQDLKVLRGMTVNLIHDDAVSFYALVSKYSTSEYAQVNSGWILLDSAEQLFRIAKSRVYNHKQEFDPETCPKWKCLSDLLTKEIPEEVRKKDGGNINKTKILVLCQDNRTCSQINNYLTMGTYKYLFYMAFRRDLNINTVSSKYTKLKKEVPVEEIKKEKSKSENQSEDKEEVNVEENKSNYILTLTQLDDKSCDDSMFEAASQIDNLDLTQLEMDKPVVCIQTFKDNGCNFSLERTLEALRPEYVILYHSDIAAVRQIELFESRKQPEEPASKVYFLIHDKTVEEQAYLTSLKREKQAFELLIHTKTVMVVPTYQDGKTEEYFNLNVEHEDSALDTRKAGGQNQQKEKPIVIVDMREFRSDLPALLHKKGINIEPVTIAIGDYILTPEICVERKSISDLIGSLNSGRLYTQCTQMSRNYTRPILLIEFDQNKPFNLQGHLVVSTDLSGTDIQQKLQLLTIHFPRLKLVWSPSPYATAELFYELKQGRKNPNVEEAIALNGDNTAEDMHYERYNIQVHDFVQKLPGVTSKNIARIMNRGKSLDHLITLNQKELQEIIENKVEAETLHAILHVKPRPVDTSNKDKKPFGKRKITGKLFITKKK; this is encoded by the exons ATGGAGCCCTCAAGAAACTGTAATGTTGAGGGTGAGGTTGAGAGTGATGAGGAACAAGCTCCAACATACATGAAATATCCACTACTatcatttgaaaaacaaatatttattgatgcTTTTGAAAAGGATGCTCTGGTTATATTGGCTAA aggAATAAATTACAACAACATTATATCAAATTTGCTGTGGATTTATAAAGATCCTGGCAATTTAGTCTTTGTACTAAATAGTAGTGAACATGAAGAAAAGTATTTCACAGAGAAGTTTGGATTAACAGCATTACCTAATTTGGGAACAGAAAG agAAAAGGCTTATCTAGAGGGTGGAATTCACTTTGTTTCTACACGAATATTGGtagttgatttattaaaaaatcgagTACCCATTTCTCACACAAGTGGTATAATAGTCCTTCGAGCCCACACCGTCTTGGAATCATGTCAGGAAGCCTTTGCCTTGAGGTTGTACAGACAAGGTAATAAG GTTGGATTTATAAAAGCATTCTCAAATTCACCTATATCCTTTACTTTCGGATACAACCAAGTTGAAAAAATTATGAGAGCATTATTTGTAACGGAATTATTTTTGTGGCCACG GTTTCATGGAACAATCATCAAAAGTCTTAAGAACAGACAGGCCCAAGTAGAGGAACTGCATATTCCTCTCACTTCCAATATGAGTTACATACAAACCTGCTTGCTTGACATCATCAATTACACTGTGAAACaacttaaaagtattaataggaCAATAGACATGCAG gAAATCACTACCGAAAATTGCATTACGAAAAAGTTTCACAAGATCCTTCAATCACAATTAGATTGTGTTTGGCATCAATTAAGCACAAGAACAAAGGAATACATCCAAGACCTCAAAGTATTAAGGGGAATGACtgt CAACTTGATCCATGACGATGCTGTTTCATTCTATGCCCTAGTAAGTAAATACAGCACTTCAGAATATGCCCAAGTTAATTCAGGATGGATTCTCTTAGACTCAGCTGAACAGTTATTCAGAATAGCGAAATCTAGGGTCTATAATCATAAGCAAG aattCGATCCAGAAACCTGCCCTAAATGGAAATGTCTTAGCGATCTTCTTACGAAGGAAATTCCCGAAGAAGTTAGGAAGAAAGATGgcggaaatattaataaaactaaaattttagtCCTGTGTCAAGATAATAGAACATGttcgcaaataaataattacctaaCAATGGGTAcgtataaatacctattttacaTGGCGTTTAGAAGAGACCTGAATATAAATACTGTGtcatcaaaatatacaaaattaaaaaaagaagtacctgttgaagaaattaaaaaagaaaaaagtaaatctgAAAATCAATCTGAAGATAAGGAGGAAGTGAATGTTGAAGAAAATAAGTCcaattacattttaacattaactCAGCTTGATGATAAATCTTGTGATGACAGTATGTTTGAAGCAGCTTCTCAG ATTGACAACTTAGACCTAACTCAGCTAGAAATGGATAAGCCAGTGGTTTGTATACAAACTTTTAAAGATAATGGTTGTAACTTCTCTTTGGAGCGAACTTTAGAGGCATTACGTCCCGAATATGTTATCCTATACCACAGTGATATAGCAGCAGTCAGACAGATTGAACTGTTCGAATCCCGGAAACAACCCGAAGAGCCGGCATCTAAAGTTTACTTCTTAATACATGATAAGACTGTTGAAGAACAAGCTTATCTTACATCACTGAAAAGGGAGAAACAAGCATTTGAATTACTAATTCACACAAAGACT gtAATGGTAGTGCCGACATACCAAGATGGTAAAACAgaggaatattttaatttgaatgttgaACATGAAGACAGTGCCCTAGACACTCGAAAAGCTG gtgGACAAAATCAACAGAAGGAGAAACCCATTGTTATAGTTGACATGAGGGAATTCCGCTCAGATCTACCAGCATTACTTCACAAAAAGGGAATCAATATCGAACCTGTTACTATAGCA ATTggtgattatattttaactcCTGAAATATGTGTTGAGCGGAAGTCTATATCTGATTTGATTGGATCATTGAATTCTGGCAGACTGTATACACAATGCACCCAAATGTCCAGGAATTACACTCGACCCATCCTTCTTATAGAATTTGACCAAAACAAGCCTTTCAATCTGCAG GGACACTTAGTGGTGTCAACGGATCTATCTGGAACAGACATACAACAGAAGTTACAACTTCTTACCATACATTTTCCCCGATTGAAGCTGGTATGGTCACCTAGTCCTTATGCCACTGCCGAATTGTTCTATGAATTAAAG CAAGGCAGAAAGAACCCGAATGTAGAAGAGGCCATAGCGCTTAATGGCGACAATACTGCTGAAGATATGCATTACGAGCGCTACAATATTCAAGTTCACGACTTTGTCCAGAAGTTGCCAGGAGTAACGTCGAAAAATATTGCAAGGATCATGAACAGAGGAAAATCTTTGGATCATTTGATTACTCTCAATCAA AAGGAATTGCAAGAAATAATTGAGAATAAGGTGGAAGCAGAAACATTACATGCAATACTACACGTCAAGCCTCGCCCAGTAGACACTAGTAATAAGGATAAAAAACCATTTGGGAAAAGGAAGATCACAGGCAAACTAttcattaccaaaaaaaaataa
- the LOC113497252 gene encoding DNA repair endonuclease XPF isoform X2, translating into MRALFVTELFLWPRFHGTIIKSLKNRQAQVEELHIPLTSNMSYIQTCLLDIINYTVKQLKSINRTIDMQEITTENCITKKFHKILQSQLDCVWHQLSTRTKEYIQDLKVLRGMTVNLIHDDAVSFYALVSKYSTSEYAQVNSGWILLDSAEQLFRIAKSRVYNHKQEFDPETCPKWKCLSDLLTKEIPEEVRKKDGGNINKTKILVLCQDNRTCSQINNYLTMGTYKYLFYMAFRRDLNINTVSSKYTKLKKEVPVEEIKKEKSKSENQSEDKEEVNVEENKSNYILTLTQLDDKSCDDSMFEAASQIDNLDLTQLEMDKPVVCIQTFKDNGCNFSLERTLEALRPEYVILYHSDIAAVRQIELFESRKQPEEPASKVYFLIHDKTVEEQAYLTSLKREKQAFELLIHTKTVMVVPTYQDGKTEEYFNLNVEHEDSALDTRKAGGQNQQKEKPIVIVDMREFRSDLPALLHKKGINIEPVTIAIGDYILTPEICVERKSISDLIGSLNSGRLYTQCTQMSRNYTRPILLIEFDQNKPFNLQGHLVVSTDLSGTDIQQKLQLLTIHFPRLKLVWSPSPYATAELFYELKQGRKNPNVEEAIALNGDNTAEDMHYERYNIQVHDFVQKLPGVTSKNIARIMNRGKSLDHLITLNQKELQEIIENKVEAETLHAILHVKPRPVDTSNKDKKPFGKRKITGKLFITKKK; encoded by the exons ATGAGAGCATTATTTGTAACGGAATTATTTTTGTGGCCACG GTTTCATGGAACAATCATCAAAAGTCTTAAGAACAGACAGGCCCAAGTAGAGGAACTGCATATTCCTCTCACTTCCAATATGAGTTACATACAAACCTGCTTGCTTGACATCATCAATTACACTGTGAAACaacttaaaagtattaataggaCAATAGACATGCAG gAAATCACTACCGAAAATTGCATTACGAAAAAGTTTCACAAGATCCTTCAATCACAATTAGATTGTGTTTGGCATCAATTAAGCACAAGAACAAAGGAATACATCCAAGACCTCAAAGTATTAAGGGGAATGACtgt CAACTTGATCCATGACGATGCTGTTTCATTCTATGCCCTAGTAAGTAAATACAGCACTTCAGAATATGCCCAAGTTAATTCAGGATGGATTCTCTTAGACTCAGCTGAACAGTTATTCAGAATAGCGAAATCTAGGGTCTATAATCATAAGCAAG aattCGATCCAGAAACCTGCCCTAAATGGAAATGTCTTAGCGATCTTCTTACGAAGGAAATTCCCGAAGAAGTTAGGAAGAAAGATGgcggaaatattaataaaactaaaattttagtCCTGTGTCAAGATAATAGAACATGttcgcaaataaataattacctaaCAATGGGTAcgtataaatacctattttacaTGGCGTTTAGAAGAGACCTGAATATAAATACTGTGtcatcaaaatatacaaaattaaaaaaagaagtacctgttgaagaaattaaaaaagaaaaaagtaaatctgAAAATCAATCTGAAGATAAGGAGGAAGTGAATGTTGAAGAAAATAAGTCcaattacattttaacattaactCAGCTTGATGATAAATCTTGTGATGACAGTATGTTTGAAGCAGCTTCTCAG ATTGACAACTTAGACCTAACTCAGCTAGAAATGGATAAGCCAGTGGTTTGTATACAAACTTTTAAAGATAATGGTTGTAACTTCTCTTTGGAGCGAACTTTAGAGGCATTACGTCCCGAATATGTTATCCTATACCACAGTGATATAGCAGCAGTCAGACAGATTGAACTGTTCGAATCCCGGAAACAACCCGAAGAGCCGGCATCTAAAGTTTACTTCTTAATACATGATAAGACTGTTGAAGAACAAGCTTATCTTACATCACTGAAAAGGGAGAAACAAGCATTTGAATTACTAATTCACACAAAGACT gtAATGGTAGTGCCGACATACCAAGATGGTAAAACAgaggaatattttaatttgaatgttgaACATGAAGACAGTGCCCTAGACACTCGAAAAGCTG gtgGACAAAATCAACAGAAGGAGAAACCCATTGTTATAGTTGACATGAGGGAATTCCGCTCAGATCTACCAGCATTACTTCACAAAAAGGGAATCAATATCGAACCTGTTACTATAGCA ATTggtgattatattttaactcCTGAAATATGTGTTGAGCGGAAGTCTATATCTGATTTGATTGGATCATTGAATTCTGGCAGACTGTATACACAATGCACCCAAATGTCCAGGAATTACACTCGACCCATCCTTCTTATAGAATTTGACCAAAACAAGCCTTTCAATCTGCAG GGACACTTAGTGGTGTCAACGGATCTATCTGGAACAGACATACAACAGAAGTTACAACTTCTTACCATACATTTTCCCCGATTGAAGCTGGTATGGTCACCTAGTCCTTATGCCACTGCCGAATTGTTCTATGAATTAAAG CAAGGCAGAAAGAACCCGAATGTAGAAGAGGCCATAGCGCTTAATGGCGACAATACTGCTGAAGATATGCATTACGAGCGCTACAATATTCAAGTTCACGACTTTGTCCAGAAGTTGCCAGGAGTAACGTCGAAAAATATTGCAAGGATCATGAACAGAGGAAAATCTTTGGATCATTTGATTACTCTCAATCAA AAGGAATTGCAAGAAATAATTGAGAATAAGGTGGAAGCAGAAACATTACATGCAATACTACACGTCAAGCCTCGCCCAGTAGACACTAGTAATAAGGATAAAAAACCATTTGGGAAAAGGAAGATCACAGGCAAACTAttcattaccaaaaaaaaataa